Part of the Tenebrio molitor chromosome 4, icTenMoli1.1, whole genome shotgun sequence genome, AAAGGTAGCTTTCCGaactgtttgtcaccatgtaaagaacctcataacggcgggagtccgttatgagcgggagcggccgttatgaatgatTAAAttactatagcaacgtagataaaaaaattatttttcaatttatttacaattgggatgtttaatgttatgggacacaccttgaattaatcgaaatccgtatgccactagcagatgtagacgagatcgaagataatatttcagaattttaacaccaacacaagcgcgattttacagggaataacgatgacctcacttgctctgcgcccatccggacatcgggaatatcttgatcgcgattttttattgatttcagtcgtttattttcaacggaaagttaagcgttgaacaaatctgacaaacaacattgagacatttttttttcacaaacgaCGGTTaacatgacgacgtcctccgcacacttattaatcattcggttttttcgatggcgttgaaaaaaatgtatttcaaaaagataattgtgaacgaatcgtagagatattacaaaaactattgtacaatacacgtccgttagagcctttactgcctcgccagtattattcgactcgctctgcgagcttgtctcacaaaatctctggctcggcCGTAAAGACTATCCTAACAAACTTCTACTATAAAATACTATTTAATGACATTAATGCCAATTGTTTTATCAGAGCTTGCTTGgatatgttgtaattgctTGTAATGCATCGACATTGGGTTAATAGTGTTGATCttcagcgaaataaaatcctcactGTAAGTAGAATGTTTTGATCGCGATAGGTCTCTTGGTCTTCCTGATCCTGATCGGGTTAATAAGCTATCTAggttgtataattttttttcttcacattGTTAACTCTGTAGGTTATCAGGTGCGGAAATACCACAAAGATGGGTTTCTTATAatcaagaataaaaaaaaacaaaaacgtcAAGCTGTTGATGCTCCTAAAAGCGTGTAGAGGAAGGAGAGGTAAAAGAGGTTAGGTCAGGACAGATTAGgttattgtttatttctttctaATACCGTGtaatcaacaattatttagatgaaAGAAGCGtttgagattttggacgtatGTCCAAATCTTGAGGTTCAGGTGTTCAGATGCTTTGGAatgcatggaagtatttttggttgcatatactgtcgcgagcaaaaaattctggtcgttaatgtcatttcaaaatttggttaaattGTCGCAAATTatagtaattaacgttataagtccgggaactcatagtttacagtacgagttagacgtttaaggacgaggcgacgaaggagccgagtcttgaaactcgaaacgagtactgtaaaaagagttcacggacgaatgtcgttatgtattttatttcatcctgcctcaaatttcgtttgaaagaaacattgaaattaatttcaaaataattcaacaaaagctccaaatctagtcacatttttggaacatgattagcaacggctgtttggcaattgtttattttgttgaaataattttgtgcgtcaaaatgacttctaaagcaaatcctccagaaattgtaagaaaatctgcagaagcctGTGCTGAATTAATACCTAGCAAGTCTGATGCaaggtatcaaaaacaattcagccatttttataaatggaaatcagaaaataatgtgaagaaaaatacggaagaggttatgctggctggcctattttttagatttggtttaaatggttgtattattttatttgtgaactaacgtttttagtctgagaaagtaagtgcatcttctttgtggccgaaatagttaaattgttaCTTTGCATTTAGatgtagttttgaataaaacatttcttaaacctgaataattgttattgcgattgttactcttgtgtttccaatagcaacacttaaccggcgtccggccgttttttgcgttttcccggattcaaactgatgacgtaaagtattgaaatttgacacaggatgaaataaaaaaaattccttgcCTGATTATgaccatgtcaacaaagtgtcaaaaaaataagaaaaaaatgacaactaatgtcatacaacatgataagatatgatatttacgaccgttttacaatggagcattttccattgcgtcaaagcatgattttgacgaccagtttttttttgctcgcgacagtacctactgttacgttattattttccctTTCATACAACTTACTCTAACGTCCACCAGAGAAAACTTAAATTTCCCAACTTCACCgggggaaatttaaaataacgatttcGGAAACTGATTGGCTTCAGGTCCTGCACAAAACTCACTTACGTCTCGAGAGCAAGACCGTCGGAAATATAAATGATTTTTCACAAATACAGTGTTGTATCAGGTGTTGGACAGAAACTCGTGTATAATTATAACGGTGTTTAATTTGTCGTTTACCCAGCCTTTACatacaacaattaattaataaattctaaCTTAGATGCCGCTGCGGGCGAAAACGGTTGtcaataaaaagttaatctaGGGCATAAACCAAGTGGTATTCTTGATAATGAACAAACTAAGGAAATGGTCCTTGATACTAGATAGATCTGCCTAATGTTAACAAATTGAATGCGAAGTAAGTGACGAacagaaagttcaaaaaaaaattttaacacgcTGAAGGCGCTTAAACTCTAATGATATTCACAAAAAGTGCCGGTACTACCAGGCTAAACTTCTAATTAATAAGTCACAAattaaagataaaaatttttacaaaacttcCCTTACACCGGGCCTGGGACTTGGAATCTAAAAGATGAGTCCTGGGAAGAACGGAGCTGGAGGAAGGTCCTCCGAGTCCTTCTTCCGCCGCTGGTCAATCACGCCGCCCGTATCCTCGGATAGTCCTCGGGGTCCTTCCTCCCCTCGACACTTCCCAGGGGAAAACGTGAACTGTACGGTTTTGGCCCCCGGTGAAAAAGGTGGAAAAACTACAAGGCAAAGTGATAAAAtgatatataaaaaaaaaacgttgagaCCCAGCGAGCGCGTCGTctctggcgaggtcactccCGGTCTGCTAACATGTATTAATGTAAAAGAAATGAGCCAAGATGGCGGACTACAGAAAGAATGACGCTGGAGGACCTTGCCAGATACGTGTTGCTCCTGGACTCGGGTTCCTCGGCCAGGGACAGTCCTGTGTGAGGTCCTGCTCTCCGGAGGAGTCCTTGGGGATGACGCCGGTCCAACAGGGTGACGAAATTACTCCGCTTGTGCGTAGGGTCGTTGACCCTCGTGAAGGAAGCCTTTATCCGCCGCGGCGTTTCGGTTGGGATTCTTCTAAGATGATTTTCCAGCCGATTCGGTCTTCCTCCACGGGTTCGCCAGCTCCTGTTGCACACTAAAACACCCCCTTATCTCCCCCTTCGAACACGACACTCACACACGGATCGGTCTTAACCTCTGACCTGCACTAGTCGACCCCTGTCGAGAACCTCTATCATGGCGTCGGTTCCACCTTTATATCTTTTTCCCCTCCTCTCGCCGACTTGACGCGGCCGGTACCGGAAGTCGGGGTCCGAGAGCCCGTTCTGGAATGTTCTAGAACGTTCTCGCCTTTACGATttaccgcgaaatttaaatcgtaacactacctgtttcaatttaatttggtaatttttgcCGAAATTCGGCCAAACAAGTAACAGCGCTGTATATCCAAtctccgttattgaaaacaccattacgacagtaagattcaatgatgaatctttatgttctaaagtaaaaaccatttttgcgttaaaatttgattaatagtgacagatgtttgacatttattaactGAGTTaccaaagatacgaaaaatctgacactctCAAAGTCATAGctgccccttatctaagttactgttgatcgcacggtgtAACATGTAACTGTTTGGCCGCGACTTCAATCACCTGATTTGACCTAGACCGTAGAGGACCTCTTTGTACACTACGTTGGTGATTCTTGTTTCCCTTAGATCACGATTTGTGAATTAGAATtgttttttgacgttttgtaTTTTGCACATATTATTTATACGTTGTCATTAATGAACAATGAAGAATGACTGAGAGGTAACGGTGCTTCGTATTCCACTAGAGATAGATAgagaagttttttaaatgttgtctATTGTACTCCACGCCAGAAACAACAGTAAATTGCcaaagaaaaattgcaaaatgaatCAAACAAAATCTTTTCACTTTTCGGAAGCGAAGAATGGGAAACTGAAGCGGTTGGGATTCTCAACAAGTCGACTAATTTACATTGCGACCTTGAACATAGAGAAGGTGATCCGGGTGATCACAGTGGAAGTGGACAAATGGTACTGTCGTCATTCAACATTTCTGGATTGTGACAACAGTGCGCTAAGAGTTAGGAAAAAAAGAGTTATTGCgttgcttatttcgttttaattaacatcacattttttaagtaatcGTGCCTTCAGTTCAGCGTACTTACCTTAAGATCCTATCATTTGATAACCGGTTGACTCACAACGATAAACGTGCGAActtaaattcttaaaatacaATAAGAATTAAATTCCATTATCTTGCCGCCCTTGGGAATTTTGATCGGGTTCATAGACTTGTCTTGGTTGTAGGAAGATACATTACAGGTTCTGCATACGTTCAACTGTTGTTTAATAGCTGCCCGACTACCAACAACTGAACAATACGATAGAAAGATCTCAATGTGTACAATGAGTATTCTATAATTTGTGTAAAGTGACTTGAGGAAAACGAGTAAATTATGGATCAACTCAAAATGAGGATGTTTGTGATGAAATTGTCTCTTTTGTTGTGTTACTTTGGTGAGTCAAGAGAAAATGTAGTGATATGTTTGGAaaacaaatttctttataGTTTCGCAAGAAGTGGTCAGTGTAAGGtgagaatttttaatataaatttgtggTCAAATTGAGCAAAGTTTGAAGTTACGTCAGTTACCAAGAGATTGACTGATTGAGTTGTTTAAGGGGTGATTGTCCTTTACCTCCACATCCCTCTTTCGGATGGTGGTCAACTTGGAACAACAAATCTGAAGGAATGACGGTGTTGGAAAGTacaattctgaaaataaattgcaacGACAATTACATTTTGGACGGTTGCACAATCGTAGCTTGTCTCAACGGAAAGTGGACTCCAAACATTGGAAAATGCTTGAGTAATTCTCTCAAGTAGAAACCTCGAggaacgaaatttaaaattctcttgTAGGCACGTGTCCGTCCATATACTCTACACCCACGATGAAAGTTAAATGTAcagtgaaaaataaagaaatggtGAACTGCACTGACGCTCTCGACGGTACCATAGCACAGTTCAAGTGCGCTTCGTATTATGAAGACTCGAGAGTGTCCAGACCCAAAGCGATTTGCGTCGACGGGAGGTGGAGCGAGAGCGTTCCAGATTGTCGTCCAGGTTGGACCTGACCGAAAAGGTTGATCGAGTTAGTTCTTTGATGTGTTGTAGTGTGCGGCAAGGTACGACCAAAGAGGGATCCTACGTTGATTGTAGGTGGGAAAGTCGCCGGAAAAAGATATTTCCCCTGGCAAGCTGCTTTATACGACGCCAGAAATGAGAAGTTCCTCTGCGGGGGAAGCTTGTTAAACGAAAGAATTATTTTGACCGGTGAATATCCTTCATTTATGACCTAAACGAATGTATTGCAAGTGTAAACATCTCATGCACCTGGTAGAGATTTCTTTTGCAAATTTCCAcgtcaaaaattattaatgatttttttattcgttagCTGCGCATTGTGTAACAGACGAAGACGGAAACCTACTTCCCAAAGAATTTTACGTGGTGGCAGTTGGAAAACATTTTCGTAAGTATTCAGATTCTCGCGACTCAGCTCACACTCAAAGCTCTCAAGTAAGTCGAACACGAAAGAGTTGCTTCTCTTTACTCATTCTTCATTTAGATACACAGAATGTTTGTTCCTGACGAGTACGAAGGAGACACTCAAAATTACTTAGCCGACATAGCGATACTAGTCGCTGTGAAAACTTTCACGCTGTCAGCTAGAATCCAACCTGTTTGCGTCGACTGGACCAGGAACTATGAACATGAGATATTAAATCCTCCTGAAGGACGAAAAGGATTTGTAAGACTTTCAACCAATCAAATGTGTTGCTTCTAATGGAGACTGTAGGTGGCTGGTTGGGGCTATACTGTTGAAACTGGACAAGTGTCCGACGTCCTCCGACAGTTGAGTGTTCCTTCTGTTCCTCAACAGACGTGCAAAAAAGAACTACCGGTAGACTACAAGGAATACTTGACGCACGACAAGTTGTGTGCGGGCTATTTGAACAACGGTACTTAGACTAGTCACTTTCCACAAAACTTATTTCATCCTGAAACTGGATGCAGGTTCTTCGGTTTGCAACGGAGACAGCGGAGGAGGTTTGGTCTTCAAATATTCAGACAGATTTTTTGTTGCCGGCGTTGTCAGTTTAGCTCCTGTCGCTAAGACGACGGAAGGAGGATGCGACAGTCAACAATACGGTCTCTACACGGTGGTCTACAAATATTCtgacaatttcattttaagaaatttgGTTCGATTCAAACCGTGAGTCCAATCAATATGACCAACGCCAGTACCGTAAAATTTGCAGATCCGATAATGACGaagattctaaagagttttcCACAACTGAAAGTTTTCTCACGACCCTACTCTATGAGACAACACCAACGGGCCAAGGACCAGAGTAAGTAAAAATTGTAACTTTAAATCAAACTACGACTAGCTAGTTCTTCTAGCGGAGGAAATCCATATACTGAAGGACCCATCCCACCAAAGTAAGTACCAactgaatttaaaatataacgtTAAGTACCCGATTTGGTTCAGCGAGGGGTG contains:
- the LOC138129729 gene encoding uncharacterized protein — encoded protein: MDQLKMRMFVMKLSLLLCYFVSQEVVSVRGDCPLPPHPSFGWWSTWNNKSEGMTVLESTILKINCNDNYILDGCTIVACLNGKWTPNIGKCLSTCPSIYSTPTMKVKCTVKNKEMVNCTDALDGTIAQFKCASYYEDSRVSRPKAICVDGRWSESVPDCRPVCGKVRPKRDPTLIVGGKVAGKRYFPWQAALYDARNEKFLCGGSLLNERIILTAAHCVTDEDGNLLPKEFYVVAVGKHFRKYSDSRDSAHTQSSQIHRMFVPDEYEGDTQNYLADIAILVAVKTFTLSARIQPVCVDWTRNYEHEILNPPEGRKGFVAGWGYTVETGQVSDVLRQLSVPSVPQQTCKKELPVDYKEYLTHDKLCAGYLNNGSSVCNGDSGGGLVFKYSDRFFVAGVVSLAPVAKTTEGGCDSQQYGLYTVVYKYSDNFILRNLVRFKPSDNDEDSKEFSTTESFLTTLLYETTPTGQGPDSSSGGNPYTEGPIPPNEGCILPAHPDSGRWIPFGNSSESLSPGGIVGNFTILKIECDKGYVLNGEMFLLCNSDKWMQKMGKCLKTCPSINNTSTRSVTYEHKSTHMGNSIPIDGTIARFTCAPFYEKDSVEQRPFVCLDGTWSQPAPKCVPVSGQKAPEQTQLIVGGSSRERGLFPWHVAIYINEDVIVCGGSLLSERVVLTAAQCVTHSDGQVRPKENYTIAVGKYFSKIWDRRDINEAQFSKIEEIFVAAEYKGRTENNFADIAIIVIDKAFKLSATVQPVAVDWGKAHVNKVLRPDKPQFGYISGWNDFAQHENYSTSLGTIKVPFINHTTCSLEVPESYEQYLTSDKVCTTFGKGDSICMGDPGAGLVAEYNAKFYIFGVLSFSPRSGIGKCDTSEYGLYTRVDSYIDDFILEKVARYNTV